Genomic window (Pseudomonas xantholysinigenes):
CTTGCCCTGCTTGCCCACCCCGGTGTCGAGCTTGAGGGTGAAGGGCGACTGGTTGAGGCTGTCGAAGTTCTGCAGGTCGAGGTTGAGCGGGCCGACATCCAGCGCCACGGGCTCCTTCTGGCTACGGTCGGCCAGGTGCACCAGGTAGTTGCGCGCCTGGACGTCCTTGAGCAGTACCTGCCAGGGCTTGCTCGGTGTCGCGGCAGCCTTTTCCTGGGCGCTCGGTTCGGCAGTGGCCGGCTCGGCCTTTTCCTTGGGCGTGGTTTTTTCCGGCTGGCTGGCGAACAGCTTCTGCCAGTCGAGTTGGCCGTCCTTTTCCAGGGCAGCCCAGGTCTCGAGTTTTTCGCTGCGGATCTTGCCGACCGTGACCAACTGCTTGGCCAGGTCGATGGAGGTCTCGCTCACCTCCAGGCTGGCCAGGCGTGCCAGTGGGCGCCCGTCCGGCGCCTTGATGGCGAAAGGCGCGACCCGCACCGAAGTGTTGTCCAGTAGTAGCTCGGTTTCCTTGGCCAGGTTGAGCTTGTAGTGGGTGTCGAGGCTGACCTTGCCGTCTTCCAGCACCAGCGGCACGGCATCGCGCACGTAGGGCCAGAACAGCTTCATCTGGCCATCGCTGATCTTCAGCGTGCCTTCGGAGGCGATCGGGGTCAGGCTCAGGGTGCCGCTCCAGTCGATACGGCCACCGGCCGGACCGTTGGCCACCAAGGTCATGTCGGCGTTGTCGTCGGGCAGGGTGCTGAGGTTCTTCAGCTCCAGGTTCATCGAGTCGTAGAGGAACTCGATCGGCTCGCTGGGGCGCAGGTCCTCGAAGTGCAGGTAGCCCTCATTGAGCTTGATGCTGGCGATGCGCACTGGGAACGGGTCGCTGGGTGGCTCCTCGACCTTGGGTTCGCTCGGTGGCAGCTTGAACAGCTGGGCCAGGTTGAGGCTGCCGTCCTTGGCGAACAGCAGCTCGGTGCGCGGCTTGTCCAGCTCCACGGCATCCAGGCGCAGGGCCTTGGTCCACAGGCTGTCCAGCGACAGGTTGGCGTACAGGCGCTCGAAGCCGACCTGCTCCTTGCCGGGCTCGCCGATCTGCAGGCCCCAGAGCGTGAGCTCCAGGCTGAACGGGTTGAGCTCGATGCGTTGCAGGTGCGCCGGCACCGTGGCGTATTGCGCCAGTTGCTGGTTGGCGATGCGCAGGGCGACGCCAGGAAGAATGAGAAAGCCGAGCAGGCTGTACAGGGCCACGAGGGCCAGCAGGGCGCCGAGGGCGCGGGTCAATCCTTTGGGCATGTGTCGCTTCGTCTGTATCAGGCTGGAGTGCTTGGAGTATGGCACGTTAAATCGGTTCCGATGAGCTGAGCAAAATACCTCATTCCAGGCCCATGCGCCGCCGCGCGCGGTGTGCCGAGCTGTCGCGCATGGCCCAGCGCAGCACCGGGGCGGTGTTGATCAGGCCCAGGCGGACCAGGCGCCGCCGCAGCGAACCCTGCTGCAGGCCGAGCATCGTGCTGGCCCAGTCGGGCAGCAAATCGATCCCGGCGTTGAGCATCAGCTTGCCCACCGGCTGCGCCAGGCGACTCGGGGCGGGCGCCCTGCGCAGGATATCCACCACCTCCAGGCTGCGGGCATCACATTGCAGCTGGGGACGCATGCGTTGCAGATAGTCCTCGATCTCGGCGCAGGAGCGCGGCACATCGCGCGCGCCGAGGCGCTCGGCAACCAGGGCGATCTCGGCGTAGTAGGCGTCCTGGCACGCCCGCGGCAGGTTCGGGTTGCGATAGCGCAGGTGGGCGGCGAGAAAGCTGCTGACCTCGGCCACGTGCACCCAGGTCAACAGGTCGGGGTCGCTGGCGGCATAGGGGCGACCATCGGGTGCGCTGCCAACCACCTGCAAGTGGATGGTGCGCACCTTGTCGATCAACCATTCGGCATCGCGGGTCGAGCCGAAGGTGGTGCCGGAAATGAACTGGCTGGTGCGGCGCAGGCGGCCGAGCAGGTCATGGCGGAAGTTCGAGTGGTCCCACACCCCGGCCAGCGCCAGGGGATGCAGCAGTTGCAGCATCAAGGCGCTGATACCGCCCACCAGCATGCTGGGAAAGTCGCCGTGCACCTGCCAGCTGATACTGCCTGGGCCGAACAGGCCAGGGTCGCCCTTGGGCGACTCCAGGTCGAGCTGGCCGAGGGCCAGCCCGGTGAGGCTCATGACCTGGGTTTCGATACGGCGGCGTAGGGCTTCCATGGCGACCTTGCGGCTGGGCGGCCGCCCGGGCCGCGGGTTATTGGTTGAGACGCTTGTCGATCAGGCCCTGGACCACGCTGGGGTCGGCGAGGGTCGAGGTGTCCCCCAGGTTGTCCAGTTCGTTGCAGGCGATCTTGCGCAGTATACGCCGCATGATCTTGCCCGAGCGTGTCTTGGGCAAGGCCGGGGCCCACTGGATCAGTTCCGGCTTGGCGAAGCTGCCGATTTCCTTGCTCACCAGGGCCAGCAGTTCGGCCTTGAGCGCGTCGTCCGGGGTGATGCCGTTCATGGGGGTGACGAAGGCATAGACACCCTGGCCCTTGAGGTCGTGGGGATAGCCGACCACGGCAGCCTCGGCGACGCTGTCGTGCAGCACCAGGGCGCTCTCTACCTCGGCGGTGCCGATACGGTGGCCGGAGACATTGATCACATCGTCGATGCGCCCGGTGATCCAGTAGTCGCCATCGGCGTCGCGGCGGGCGCCGTCGCCGGTGAAGTAGTAGCCGGGCATGGGCTTGAAGTAGGTGTCGACCATGCGCTGGTGATCGCCGTAGACGCTGCGGATCTGCCCGGGCCAGCTGGCCTTGATCGCCAGTAGTCCGGCACCGGGGCCTTCGATCAGCTGGCCTTTGTCATCCAGCAGTACCGGTTGCACGCCGAACATGGGCTGGGTGGCGCAGCCTGGCTTGAGCCGTGGTGTGCCGGGGAGGGGGGTGAGCATGATGCCGCCGGTTTCGGTCTGCCACCAGGTGTCGACGATGGGACAGCGCTTTTTGCCGACCGCCTCGAAATACCATTCCCAGGCTTCCGGGTTGATCGGTTCGCCGACGCTGCCGAGCAGGCGCAGGGTCTCGCGTGAGGTGCCCTGCAATGGCCCGGCGCCTTCGCGCATCAGTGCCCGCAGCGCGGTGGGGGCTGTGTAGAAGATATTCACCCGGTGCTTGTCGACCACCTGCCAGAAACGCGAGGTGTCCGGGTAGTTGGGCACGCCTTCGAACATCAGCGAGATCGCGCCGTTGGCCAGCGGGCCGTAGACGATGTAGCTATGGCCGGTGACCCAGCCGACATCGGCGGTGCACCAGAACACCTCGCCGTCGCGGTAGTCGAACACCGTCTTGAAGGTCATGGTGGCCTGCAGCAGGTAGCCGGCGGTGGTGTGCAGCACGCCCTTGGGTTTACCGGTGCTGCCCGAGGTATAGAGGATGAACAACGGATCTTCGGCGTCCATCGCCTCGGCCGGGCAGTCGTCGCCGGCCTTTGCGGTCGTCTCTTGATAGCAGAGGTCACGGCCTTCACTCCAGGCGATTTCGGCGCCTGTGCGCTTGACCACGAACACGCTGCTCACCGCCGGACAACTGGCCAGCGCCTGGTCGACGTTGTGCTTGAGCGGGATGCGCTTGCCACCGCGCACGCCTTCGTCGGCGGTGATCACGGTGCGGCAGTCGGCGTCGAGGATACGGTCACGCAGGGCATCGGGGGAGAAGCCGCCGAACACCACCGAGTGGATGGCGCCGATGCGCGTGCAGGCAAGCATGGCGTAGGCGGCCTCGGGAATCATCGGCATATAGATGCAGACCCGGTCGCCTTTCTTCACGCCGCGGGCTTTCAGGGCGTTGGCCAGGCGGCAGACCTGGCGGTGCAGTTCGCGGTAGCTGATGGCCTTGCTGTCGGCGGGATTGTCGCCCTCCCAGAGCAGGGCGGTCTGTTCGCCGCGCGTGGCCAGGTGGCGATCGATGCAGTTATGGCTGACGTTGAGCTGGGCGCCGTCGAACCAGCGGGCGCTGCCATTGTGCAGGTCGCATTGCTGCACGCTCGACCAGGGCTTGAGCCAATCCAGGCGCTTGGCCTGTTCGGCCCAGAAGCTGTCGGGGTCATCCACCGACTGGCGGTAGAGGCGATGGTAGTCGGCGTCGCTGAGGGTGGCGGACTGGCTCACGGCCAGGGCCTGGGGAAAGTCACGGATATCGAACATGGCGGGTGGTCCTGCTCTTGTTAGGGGCGAGGGACTGCAACGGCTATTCGATGGACAGTGTAGAAGGTGGGGGTGTTCCCTGGGGGCACGCTGTCCGTGTAGGAGCGGCCTTGTGTCGCGAAAGGGCTGCGCAGCGGCCCCAGCAATCGAGGCAGTATCGCTGAAATCCTGGGGCCGCTGCGCGGCCCTTTCCGGCCGGTCCGACGTCTCGGCAAGGCCGCTCCTACAGAGAGCGGCGGTGTGGCCTATGGCGTCAGCCGCGGTGACGGCCGCGGAAGTAGTTGATCAGGCCCTGGGTCGAGCCATCCTCGGCGTTGTCTTCCTGGGCACCGACCAGGCGCTGGTACACGCCCTTGCCCAGTTCCTTGCCCAACTCCACGCCCCATTGGTCGAAGGCGTTGATGCCCCAGACCACGCTCTGCACGAACACCTTGTGCTCATACATCGCCACCAGCGCACCGAGACGACGCGGGCTGATGCGTTCGACCACCAGGGTGTTGCTCGGGCGGTTGCCCGGAATCACCTTGTGCGGGGCCAGCCTGGCAACTTCGGCTTCGCTCAGGCCCTTGGCGCGCAGTTCGGTCTCGGCTTCCTCGAGGGTCTTGCCGAGCATCAGCGCCTGGCTCTGCGACAGGCAGTTGGCGTACAGCCATTGGTGATGGTCGGCCACCGGGTTGAAGCTCACCACCGGCACGATGAAGTCGGCCGGGATCAGCTGGGTGCCCTGGTGCAGCAACTGGTGGTAGGCATGCTGGCCGTTGCAGCCGACGCCGCCCCAGATCACCGGGCCGGTATCGGTTTTCACCGGGGAGCCGTCGGTCAGCACGCTCTTGCCGTTGGACTCCATGTCCAGCTGCTGCAGGTGCTTGGTGATATTGCGCAGGTAATGGTCGTACGGCAGGATCGCGTGGCTGCGGGCGCCCCAGAAATTGCCGTACCACACGCCCAGCAGGGCCAGCAGCACGGGCATGTTCTTCTCGAATGGCGCGGTCTGGAAGTGCTGATCCATGGTGTAGGCACCGGACAGCAGCTCCTTGAAGTTGGCGGTGCCGATGGCCAGGGCGATCGGCAGGCCGATTGCCGACCATAGCGAGTAGCGCCCACCGACCCAGTCCCACATCGGGAAGATGTTCTCTTCGCGAATACCGAAGGCCACGGCGGCGGCCTTGTTGCTCGACACCGCGATGAAGTGGCGGTACAGCTCGGCTTCCGAGCCGCCCTGGGCCAGGTACCAGGTGCGTGCGGCCTGGGCGTTCTTCAGGGTTTCCAGGGTGTTGAACGACTTCGACGAGACGATGAACAGCGTCGTCTCGGCGCGCAGCTTGGCCGACAGCTCATGGAATTCGCTGCCGTCGATGTTCGCCAGGTAGTGGCAGCGCACGCCGCGCTGGGCATAGGGCAGCAGGGCCTCGGACACCAGCTCGGGGCCGAGGAACGAGCCGCCGATGCCGATGTTGACCACGTCGGTGATCGGTTTTTCGCTATAGCCGCGCCACAGGCCGTCGTGGATGCGCCCGACCAGCTCGGTGATCTGGTTCAGCACCTTGTGCACTTCCGGCATCACGTTGACGCCGTTCACGCTGAGCTTGTCGCCAACCGGGCGGCGCAGGGCGGTGTGCAGCACCGGGCGGCCTTCGGAGGCGTTGATGATCTCGCCGCTGAACATCGACTGGATGGCTGCTTCCAGGTCGACTTCCTTGGCCAGGTTCACCAGCAGGTCACGAGTCTGCTCGGTGATCAGGTTTTTCGAGTAGTCGAGGAACAGGCCGCAGCTGCTCAAGGAGAACTGTTCGAAGCGCTTGCCGTCGGCGGCGAAGGCTTCGCGCATGCTGAAGCCCTGCATGGCGTCGCGGTGGTGTTGAAGCGCCTGCCAGGCGGGCAGCGCCGTCACATCGTGGGGGGTACGGTAATACGCCATTGCGGGTGGTTTCCTTGGTGCATGGTCAGGCTTGGACAGCGGCATTCGTTGCCGGTTGCAAGCTGGACATTATAGGCATTGGCGCCAAGGCGGGAATGGGGGGAGGCAAACGGTGTGGATTAAAAATTGTCACCGGCTGGATACCTGGCGTGCGTGGGGCGACGGTTCGCCGCGCCCACGCGCGGGCGTCAGGCGGTCTGCTCTTCCAGGTGCAGGTAGATGTTGTCGATCAGACGAGTATTACCCAGGTACGCCGCCGCGATCACCACGAGGTCACGGTCGTCGATCATCGCCGGGCGCAGCGTCAGGGCGTGGCGCACTTCCAGGTAGTCCTTGCGCAGGCCTGCCGCTTCCAGTTGCGCCTGGCCCTCGGCGATCAGCGCCGCGAAATCGCGCTGGCCATGGCGCAGGGCCTCGGCGATGCCGTTCAGGGTGCGGTACAGCACCGGGGCGGTGGCTCGCTGTTCTGGCGTCAGGTAGCCATTGCGCGACGACAGCGCCAGGCCGTCCTCGGCGCGCACGGTCGGCTCGCCGATGATCTGGATCGGCATGTTCAGGTCGCGCACCATGGCGCGGATCACCGCCAGTTGCTGGAAGTCCTTTTCGCCGAACACGGCCAAGTCCGGCTGGACCATGTTGAACAGCTTGCTGACCACGGTCGCGACGCCTTCGAAGTGCCCCGGGCGGCTGGCACCGCACAGGCCTTCGGACAGCTGTGGCACGCTGACCCGGGTCTGCACGGCCATGCCGTCGGGGTACATCTCTTCGACGGTGGGGGCGAACAGCAGGTGGCAGCCGGCCTGGAGCAGTTTTTCCTGGTCGGCGGCGAGGGTGCGCGGGTACTTGTCCAGGTCCTCGCCCGCGCCGAACTGCAACGGGTTGACGAAGATGCTGGCGACCACGAAGTCGGCGCGCTGGGCGGCCTTGGTCACCAGGGCGGCATGGCCGCTGTGCAGGTTGCCCATGGTCGGCACGAAGGCGATGCGCTTGCCTTCGCCACGGGCGCGGGCCACGGCGGCGCGCAGTTCACGGACGGTCTTGACGGTATTCATGCGCTGAACCCGTGTTCGCTGCCTGGGAAACTGACGTCCTTGACCGCGCGGACGTAGGCGGCCAGGGCGCTCTGGATATCCGGCTGGCCGGCCATGAAGTTCTTCACGAACTTGGGCACGCGACCGCTGAGCGACAATCCGAGCATGTCATGCAGGACCAGTACCTGGCCATCGGTGGCGCTGCCGGCACCGATGCCGATCACCGGGATGCTCACTGCCTGGGTGATTTCCGCGGCCAGCTCGCTGGGCACGCACTCGAGCAACAGCATGGCCGCGCCGGCCTGTTCCAGGGCGATGGCGTCGGCGCGCATCTGCCGCGCCTGGGCTTCCTGACGGCCCTGGACCTTGTAACCACCGAGCACGTTGACGGTCTGCGGGGTCAGGCCCATGTGCGCGCACACCGGCACACCGCGTTCGGCCAGCAGGCGGATGGTCTCGGCCAGCCAGGCGGCACCTTCGATCTTGACCATGTGGGCGCCGGCGCGCATCAGCTGGGCGGCGTTGGCGAAGGCCAGCTCAGGGGTGGCGTGGGCCATGAACGGCAGGTCGGTGAGGATCAGCGCACCGCTGTTGCCGCGCTTTACGCAAGCGGTGTGGTAGGCCATGTCGTCGTTGCTGACGGGCAGGGTGCTGTCATGGCCCTGCAGGACCATGCCCAGCGAGTCGCCGACCAGCAGGACTTCGACACCCGCATCGCTCGCAGCCTTGGCGAAGGTCGCGTCGTAGCAGGTCAGCATGGTGATTTTTTCACCCTTGGCCTTGAGGCCGTTCAGGGTGGTCAGGGTTACTTCAGGCATGTAGGGGCATCCTCGTTCAGGCGCTGTGAACAACAACTGCGGACAACGCGTGCATTCATCTTCCGGAGCGGCACATCATCGATCGTGATGTTTGGGCGCAGGTCCGTCCGAGCCTAAATGGGTGATTGCGGCATAGTGGCGCCGCGGGACGCCTATAGTCGTGAGCGAGGTGGGGGAAGTCAATAATCCGTGTTACCGCATTGTTACGCCGTGGGTGTTACTGGCGTTACCTTGCTCTGGAACGCCCGGATTACAGGCGTTCCAGGCCGACGAACGGGCACGCCTGGAGCAACTGCTGCAGGACGCGGCCATCGGCGAGGCGGAAGTCGGCGGGCACCAGCTCGGCGAGCGGGTAGAGCACGAAGGGGCGCGCGTGCATGTGATAGTGCGGCACTTTCAGGCGCGGTACATCGATCACCTGATCACCAAACAGCAGCACGTCGAGGTCGAGGGTGCGCGGGCCCCAGCGTTCCTTGCGCACGCGGCCCTGGTCGTTCTCGATGGCTTGCAGGGCATCGAGCAGGTCGAGCGGCGCCAGCGTCGTATCGATGGCCGCCACGGCGTTGGTGTAGCGTGGCTGGCCGGGCAGCAGCGAGTCGCTGGTATAGAAGGCCGACGCCGCCGCCAGGCGAGTGTCGGCCATCAGGTCCAGCGCCTGGAGGGCGCTTTGCAACTGCTCGGCGGGCTGGTCCAGGTTGCTGCCCAGGCCGATGAACGCACGGGTGCTCATGCTCAGTCCCAGGCTTGCTCGTCGTCGCGCTTGCGCTTGGCGCCACTGCGCTTGCGTTTGCGTGGCCCGGCAGTGGTGCTGGCGCCATCGTCGCGGCTGCCCAGCTCGCGGATCATGTCGCGGCGCTGGCTGTCGTTGGCGTCCTGGTAGTCGGTCCACCATTCGCCCAGGCCGTCGGTTTCCTCGCCGGCGCTTTCACGCAACAACAGGAAATCGTAGCCGGCGCGGAAGCGTGGGTTGTCCAGCATCGCATCGGCGCGCTTGCCGCTGCGCCGTGGCAGGCGCTCCTGCATGTCCCAGATCTCGCGGATCGGCAGGGTGAAGCGCTTGGGAATGGCGATGCGTTGGCACTGTTCGGCGATCAGGTCGTGAGCCGCGCCGTTCATGGCCGGGATCGGTGGTACGCCCTGGCTCTGCAGGTACAGCACGCGGCCTGGCAGGGCCGGCCACAGCAGGGCGGCGAACAGGAAGGCCGGGGTGACCGGCTTGCCCTGCTTGACGCGCAGGTCGGTGTTGCTCAGGGCCTGGCTGATCAGGGTGTGGGTGTAGGTCGGGCGCTCTTCCAGGGCGTGGCTGCTGGCTGGGAACAGTGGCTCGAACAGCTCCAGGTCGACCAGCATCTCGAAGGTGATCGCGCCCTGGCCGTTGAGGAACAGCTTCAGGCTCTCTTCGAACAGCCGCGCTGGCGGGATGTCGCGCAGCATAGGTGCCAGCTCGCGGATCGGCGCCACCGTGTGCTTCTCGATGCCGAAGTTCAGCTTGGCGGCGAAACGCACTGCCCGCAGCATGCGTACCGGGTCTTCCTGGTAGCGCTGGGTCGGGTCGCCGATCAGGCGCAGCAGGCGGTTGCGGATGTCGTGGACACCGTTGGCGTAGTCGAGAATGCGCTCGCTGACCGGATCGTAGTACAGGGCGTTGATGGTGAAGTCGCGGCGCTGCGCGTCTTCTTCCAGGGTGCCGTAGACGTTATCGCGCAGGATGCGACCGCTGGCGTTGTGCGACGAGCGGTGGCTGTCGGCCTGGTCTTCATCGGAGTGCGGGGCACGGAAGGTGGCGACTTCGATGATCTCGCGGCCGAAATGAATATGGACCAGCTTGAAGCGCCGGCCAATGATTCGGGCATTGCGAAACTCCGCGCGGACCTGTTCGGGCGTGGCGCTGGTGGCGACGTCGAAGTCCTTGGGGGGGATGCCTAGCAACAGGTCGCGCACGCAGCCGCCGACCAGGTAGGCCTGATAACCGGCCGCCTGCAGACGTTCGACGATGCTCACGGCATGACGGCTGAACTGGCTGCGTTGCAGCGAGTGCTGGCTCTTGTTGATCACTTCAGGCGTGGTGCGCCTGTGGTGCTGGCCACGGACGGGCGGGCGGAACGACTGGAACAGCTTCTTCAGCATGGGATGCACTGTTTGAAGGAATGTTCGGCCAAGGATAGGAGAATGGCCGCATGATGGGCGGGGATTCTAGCATTTACTCGAGGAATCGTGTAGGCGGTATGCCAAGAGGTGATGCAGGCGGGAGAAACGACATGAGGAGCCGAAGCTCCCCATC
Coding sequences:
- a CDS encoding oxygenase MpaB family protein — protein: MEALRRRIETQVMSLTGLALGQLDLESPKGDPGLFGPGSISWQVHGDFPSMLVGGISALMLQLLHPLALAGVWDHSNFRHDLLGRLRRTSQFISGTTFGSTRDAEWLIDKVRTIHLQVVGSAPDGRPYAASDPDLLTWVHVAEVSSFLAAHLRYRNPNLPRACQDAYYAEIALVAERLGARDVPRSCAEIEDYLQRMRPQLQCDARSLEVVDILRRAPAPSRLAQPVGKLMLNAGIDLLPDWASTMLGLQQGSLRRRLVRLGLINTAPVLRWAMRDSSAHRARRRMGLE
- the acs gene encoding acetate--CoA ligase produces the protein MFDIRDFPQALAVSQSATLSDADYHRLYRQSVDDPDSFWAEQAKRLDWLKPWSSVQQCDLHNGSARWFDGAQLNVSHNCIDRHLATRGEQTALLWEGDNPADSKAISYRELHRQVCRLANALKARGVKKGDRVCIYMPMIPEAAYAMLACTRIGAIHSVVFGGFSPDALRDRILDADCRTVITADEGVRGGKRIPLKHNVDQALASCPAVSSVFVVKRTGAEIAWSEGRDLCYQETTAKAGDDCPAEAMDAEDPLFILYTSGSTGKPKGVLHTTAGYLLQATMTFKTVFDYRDGEVFWCTADVGWVTGHSYIVYGPLANGAISLMFEGVPNYPDTSRFWQVVDKHRVNIFYTAPTALRALMREGAGPLQGTSRETLRLLGSVGEPINPEAWEWYFEAVGKKRCPIVDTWWQTETGGIMLTPLPGTPRLKPGCATQPMFGVQPVLLDDKGQLIEGPGAGLLAIKASWPGQIRSVYGDHQRMVDTYFKPMPGYYFTGDGARRDADGDYWITGRIDDVINVSGHRIGTAEVESALVLHDSVAEAAVVGYPHDLKGQGVYAFVTPMNGITPDDALKAELLALVSKEIGSFAKPELIQWAPALPKTRSGKIMRRILRKIACNELDNLGDTSTLADPSVVQGLIDKRLNQ
- the pgi gene encoding glucose-6-phosphate isomerase; this translates as MAYYRTPHDVTALPAWQALQHHRDAMQGFSMREAFAADGKRFEQFSLSSCGLFLDYSKNLITEQTRDLLVNLAKEVDLEAAIQSMFSGEIINASEGRPVLHTALRRPVGDKLSVNGVNVMPEVHKVLNQITELVGRIHDGLWRGYSEKPITDVVNIGIGGSFLGPELVSEALLPYAQRGVRCHYLANIDGSEFHELSAKLRAETTLFIVSSKSFNTLETLKNAQAARTWYLAQGGSEAELYRHFIAVSSNKAAAVAFGIREENIFPMWDWVGGRYSLWSAIGLPIALAIGTANFKELLSGAYTMDQHFQTAPFEKNMPVLLALLGVWYGNFWGARSHAILPYDHYLRNITKHLQQLDMESNGKSVLTDGSPVKTDTGPVIWGGVGCNGQHAYHQLLHQGTQLIPADFIVPVVSFNPVADHHQWLYANCLSQSQALMLGKTLEEAETELRAKGLSEAEVARLAPHKVIPGNRPSNTLVVERISPRRLGALVAMYEHKVFVQSVVWGINAFDQWGVELGKELGKGVYQRLVGAQEDNAEDGSTQGLINYFRGRHRG
- the panC gene encoding pantoate--beta-alanine ligase, which produces MNTVKTVRELRAAVARARGEGKRIAFVPTMGNLHSGHAALVTKAAQRADFVVASIFVNPLQFGAGEDLDKYPRTLAADQEKLLQAGCHLLFAPTVEEMYPDGMAVQTRVSVPQLSEGLCGASRPGHFEGVATVVSKLFNMVQPDLAVFGEKDFQQLAVIRAMVRDLNMPIQIIGEPTVRAEDGLALSSRNGYLTPEQRATAPVLYRTLNGIAEALRHGQRDFAALIAEGQAQLEAAGLRKDYLEVRHALTLRPAMIDDRDLVVIAAAYLGNTRLIDNIYLHLEEQTA
- the panB gene encoding 3-methyl-2-oxobutanoate hydroxymethyltransferase, giving the protein MPEVTLTTLNGLKAKGEKITMLTCYDATFAKAASDAGVEVLLVGDSLGMVLQGHDSTLPVSNDDMAYHTACVKRGNSGALILTDLPFMAHATPELAFANAAQLMRAGAHMVKIEGAAWLAETIRLLAERGVPVCAHMGLTPQTVNVLGGYKVQGRQEAQARQMRADAIALEQAGAAMLLLECVPSELAAEITQAVSIPVIGIGAGSATDGQVLVLHDMLGLSLSGRVPKFVKNFMAGQPDIQSALAAYVRAVKDVSFPGSEHGFSA
- the folK gene encoding 2-amino-4-hydroxy-6-hydroxymethyldihydropteridine diphosphokinase, producing MSTRAFIGLGSNLDQPAEQLQSALQALDLMADTRLAAASAFYTSDSLLPGQPRYTNAVAAIDTTLAPLDLLDALQAIENDQGRVRKERWGPRTLDLDVLLFGDQVIDVPRLKVPHYHMHARPFVLYPLAELVPADFRLADGRVLQQLLQACPFVGLERL
- a CDS encoding polynucleotide adenylyltransferase PcnB, with product MLKKLFQSFRPPVRGQHHRRTTPEVINKSQHSLQRSQFSRHAVSIVERLQAAGYQAYLVGGCVRDLLLGIPPKDFDVATSATPEQVRAEFRNARIIGRRFKLVHIHFGREIIEVATFRAPHSDEDQADSHRSSHNASGRILRDNVYGTLEEDAQRRDFTINALYYDPVSERILDYANGVHDIRNRLLRLIGDPTQRYQEDPVRMLRAVRFAAKLNFGIEKHTVAPIRELAPMLRDIPPARLFEESLKLFLNGQGAITFEMLVDLELFEPLFPASSHALEERPTYTHTLISQALSNTDLRVKQGKPVTPAFLFAALLWPALPGRVLYLQSQGVPPIPAMNGAAHDLIAEQCQRIAIPKRFTLPIREIWDMQERLPRRSGKRADAMLDNPRFRAGYDFLLLRESAGEETDGLGEWWTDYQDANDSQRRDMIRELGSRDDGASTTAGPRKRKRSGAKRKRDDEQAWD